ACTTCCTTTGCCTTTGTGGCTACTTGGGAATTGTTGTCTAAGGGAGTTAGGTGTATATTGTTCGACGTTAAATCCACTTCCATCATCACTAATTTGTAATAGCAGCAGTGTATCATAATTTTCGATTGCTAAAGTCAGTGAGATATGTTCAGCGTTAGCGTGCCTTTCGATGTTAGTAAGGGATTCCTGCGTTATTCGATATATGGCCAACTCAACTTCAGCAGACAAATTATCGGGTGTCTGTATATCTAGGTTGATTGGGATCTGATGACGCTGTGAAAATAAATCTGTCATAACTGTTAGAGCTTTTGTTAGACCCTGTTCGGCAAGTAACGAGGGTTTAAGCTCTTCAATCATCGTGCGCAGTTCATCAAGGGTCGAATTAGCCGTTGCTTCCATATGATTTAGGATGCTAGTAATTCGCTCATTAGGTTCTTGGAGTACATTACGCAAGGAGTGAAGAGTGAATACTAATCCATGGAGTCCTTGGGAAACAGAATCGTGGAGTTCTCGTCCCATACGGTTTCGTTCATCAGTAATTGCCAGCTTTCGAGAGGCTTCTTGTAGTTGTTTATTTTTCTCTGCTAACGCCTCTAAAAATTCCATTCGTTCTTGCATTTGACCAACCTTATATGAATACATCGCATAAATTGCACCAAGCCCT
This is a stretch of genomic DNA from Desulfuribacillus alkaliarsenatis. It encodes these proteins:
- a CDS encoding sensor histidine kinase, whose translation is MIVSLKDTLKANWQDVIYKTVPVGFIFGVLFSTVSFFASFGFTNIQLLFLPFLTGVFSGIGAIIALAATNILTEKTTLGKTTIQVLSFVLAATTNTVLVLIIFFNQEIMSIRFEAFFGILFGLGLGAIYAMYSYKVGQMQERMEFLEALAEKNKQLQEASRKLAITDERNRMGRELHDSVSQGLHGLVFTLHSLRNVLQEPNERITSILNHMEATANSTLDELRTMIEELKPSLLAEQGLTKALTVMTDLFSQRHQIPINLDIQTPDNLSAEVELAIYRITQESLTNIERHANAEHISLTLAIENYDTLLLLQISDDGSGFNVEQYTPNSLRQQFPSSHKGKGSGNGLLNIRQRIEETGGTLKIVSKINYGTTIIAKFPL